A single window of Nicotiana sylvestris chromosome 5, ASM39365v2, whole genome shotgun sequence DNA harbors:
- the LOC138869312 gene encoding uncharacterized protein: MAEDCELWDIICDGPYVPTKVLEELPFSMAKTSKAYTETDKKAVEKNFHVKKILVCGIGPEEYNRISTCDTAKEIWEALQIVHEGTTQVKQSKIDMLTTEYELFKIRDDESIQDMHTRFTSIITELHSLGETIPRNKFVRKILSFLPSSWESKMNAITESKDLQGMTIEELIVNLKTYELKRKIDSEKREPKKEKNLVLKADNNDSSEEDNDMDYLTKRF; encoded by the coding sequence ATGGCTGAGGATTGCGAGTTATGGGATATCATATGCgatggtccttatgttccaacCAAGGTACTAGAGGAACTTCCATTTTCAATGGCAAAAACCAGCAAAGCGTACACTGAAACAGACAAGAAAGCTGTGGAGAAGAATTTTCATGTTAAGAAAATTCTAGtatgtggaataggacctgaAGAGTACAATAGAATATCCACCTGCGACACTGCCAAAGAGATATGGGAAGCCTTGCAAATAGTTCATGagggaactacacaagtaaaacagtctaagattgatatgctcactaccgagtatgaactctttaAAATAAGGGATGATGAATccattcaagatatgcacacaagattcacttccatcataactgagttacactcacttggtgaaactattcccaGAAACAAGTTTGTGAGAAAAATCCTCAGCTTTCTTCCTagctcttgggaaagcaaaatgaatgctattactgaatcaaaggacttACAGGGGATGACCATAGAAGAGCTGATCGTAAACTTGAAGACCTATGAGTTGAAGAGAAAGATAGACAGTGAAaaaagagaaccaaagaaggaaaagaacctggtacttaaAGCTGATAACAATGATTCAAGTgaggaagacaatgacatggattacttaaccaaaagattttag